The Heyndrickxia vini genome contains a region encoding:
- a CDS encoding glycosyltransferase has translation MVKTKIKKVLKKVIDRNLYKRIIYTKYLEKKPISERKIFYEAYHGESMTGNTFAVFIHLLHDPRFKDYQHIWAIKDFSVIQEEFRHVPNITFVHYQSVSYIIHLATAKYLINDTTFPSYFQKRKEQIYANMWHGTPLKTMGLDIKNKGFADHKNIQRNFLLTDYMISPNQFTYEKLLKSHDIFTIYNGEVVNIGYPRVDLMFKADWDQLRKKLSIAAHKKVILYAPTWRGTIGGKKNESAKLLQDVQFIQQSVGDDYIVLLKSHYYAHRFFTEQGADHICIPNEMDTNELLSIVDVLITDYSSIFFDFLPTNRPILFYAYDEEEYMEKRGTYIPLSDLPGPICKTVSDIVDRLLHIDEVKKNYERTYQDFLRRFCYHDDGKATKRFVDVVFFRKTSEYVVKTVTNKTKILLYGGGFLNNGITASVTNLLKSIDYSAYDVTLIDYGNIKEEKINNMKAIHREVHIIHRVGTWNATVLEKFRHKFFLQKGIYKDWMRRIIPTKMYKRELERMIGLSKFDIGIDFSGYSPFWATLFAFGDFKRKSIFLHSDMIKEREKKINNKYPHRKNLKVIFSLYRFYDNVLSVSKLTHEQNKQNLKHYIGEYTKKMDYVINSIDYNNILSKKEEYQYEFAMEPDLSFTKKLASSSSYPMPSNTHINFITIGRLGPEKDHAKLIQAFSTLSSQNKNVRLYIVGDGVLKEQLAKQVKDLALDKKVFFTGQLSNPYGLLNQCDCFVLSSNQEGQPMVLLEALVLKKPVIVTDIPGSRSVVEGGYGLIVENSVEGLTDGMKQFIDGNKINQREFDYESYRNDAINMFYEKVCRLDE, from the coding sequence ATGGTTAAAACAAAAATAAAGAAAGTATTAAAAAAAGTTATCGATCGGAATCTGTATAAACGGATTATTTACACGAAATATCTGGAGAAAAAGCCTATTAGTGAAAGAAAGATTTTTTATGAGGCGTATCATGGGGAAAGTATGACCGGGAATACATTCGCTGTGTTTATTCATTTGCTTCATGACCCACGGTTTAAAGATTATCAACATATTTGGGCGATAAAGGATTTTTCAGTGATTCAAGAAGAGTTTCGCCATGTACCCAATATTACCTTTGTTCACTATCAAAGTGTTTCATATATCATACATCTTGCTACAGCTAAATATTTAATCAACGATACTACCTTCCCTTCCTATTTTCAAAAACGGAAGGAACAAATTTATGCAAACATGTGGCATGGGACTCCATTAAAAACAATGGGACTGGATATTAAAAATAAAGGATTTGCCGACCATAAAAATATTCAGCGGAATTTTTTACTTACTGATTATATGATTAGTCCTAATCAATTTACATATGAAAAGCTTTTAAAATCTCATGATATTTTTACAATTTATAATGGAGAAGTCGTCAATATTGGATACCCACGTGTTGACTTAATGTTTAAAGCTGACTGGGATCAATTGCGCAAAAAATTATCGATTGCTGCACATAAAAAAGTAATTCTCTATGCCCCTACATGGCGCGGAACAATTGGTGGAAAGAAAAATGAGAGTGCCAAATTATTGCAGGATGTTCAATTTATTCAACAATCCGTCGGCGATGATTATATCGTTTTACTCAAATCACATTATTATGCCCATCGTTTTTTTACCGAACAAGGTGCAGATCATATATGTATCCCGAATGAAATGGATACGAATGAACTTTTATCAATAGTTGATGTGTTAATCACAGATTACTCCAGCATCTTTTTTGACTTTCTTCCGACAAATCGTCCGATTCTCTTTTATGCGTATGACGAAGAGGAGTATATGGAAAAGCGCGGAACCTATATACCTTTAAGTGATCTTCCCGGTCCGATTTGTAAAACCGTTTCTGACATCGTTGATAGACTATTACATATTGATGAGGTGAAAAAAAACTATGAAAGAACGTATCAGGATTTTCTAAGAAGGTTTTGCTATCATGATGATGGGAAAGCAACTAAGCGTTTCGTCGATGTCGTATTTTTTCGAAAAACTTCGGAATATGTAGTTAAGACTGTTACAAATAAAACAAAAATCCTACTATACGGCGGGGGCTTCTTAAATAACGGAATTACTGCTTCAGTCACAAATTTATTAAAATCAATCGATTATTCTGCCTATGATGTGACGTTAATAGATTACGGAAACATAAAGGAAGAAAAGATAAATAATATGAAAGCGATACATCGAGAAGTACATATTATTCATCGAGTTGGAACATGGAATGCAACTGTATTAGAAAAGTTTCGACATAAATTCTTTTTGCAAAAGGGGATCTATAAAGATTGGATGCGAAGAATTATTCCGACGAAAATGTATAAAAGAGAATTGGAACGAATGATTGGTCTATCAAAATTTGATATTGGCATCGACTTTAGTGGATATAGTCCGTTTTGGGCAACATTGTTTGCGTTTGGAGATTTTAAAAGAAAGAGTATTTTTCTTCACTCCGACATGATAAAAGAAAGAGAGAAAAAAATAAACAACAAGTATCCACACCGGAAAAATTTAAAGGTCATTTTCTCTTTGTATCGTTTTTACGATAATGTCCTATCTGTTTCTAAATTGACCCATGAACAAAATAAGCAAAATTTAAAGCATTATATCGGAGAGTACACAAAGAAAATGGACTATGTAATTAATTCAATTGATTACAACAACATCCTTTCTAAAAAAGAAGAATATCAATATGAGTTTGCTATGGAACCCGACCTTTCCTTTACAAAAAAGCTAGCAAGCTCGAGTAGTTACCCGATGCCAAGTAACACTCATATCAATTTTATTACGATTGGCCGACTCGGTCCTGAAAAAGATCACGCAAAATTAATACAAGCATTTTCTACCCTTTCTTCGCAAAATAAAAATGTAAGATTATATATTGTTGGCGATGGAGTTTTAAAAGAACAATTAGCAAAACAAGTAAAGGATTTGGCTTTAGATAAGAAGGTATTTTTCACAGGGCAATTAAGCAATCCATATGGACTTTTAAATCAATGTGATTGTTTTGTATTATCTTCTAATCAAGAAGGACAGCCAATGGTATTGCTAGAAGCACTCGTCCTCAAAAAACCTGTAATTGTAACAGATATTCCCGGTTCTCGCAGTGTAGTAGAAGGCGGCTATGGATTAATTGTCGAGAACTCCGTTGAAGGATTAACAGACGGCATGAAGCAATTTATTGATGGAAATAAAATTAACCAGCGAGAGTTCGACTATGAATCCTATCGCAATGACGCCATTAATATGTTTTATGAGAAAGTTTGCAGGTTGGATGAATAG
- a CDS encoding glycosyltransferase, translating into MKEKLKLVNKILKRRLKFIRQPVRDYVLNSNFRQRVKYTKFFKKSKIKNNVILYESYHGKNMTGNPFAIFKGILKEPEFRNFQHVWAMEDEKNILPIYRNYKNVTFVIIHSDEYLKYLTEAKYLINNTSFPYYFQKKHGQVYVNTWHGTPLKTLGMDIKDAGLTDHKNIQRNLLHTDYLISPNRFTYEKLLKSHDIFTLYNGKIADIGYPRVDSMFLANKSKIKKLLAIPSDKKVILYAPTWRGKVNQELDMSSKLDKDLRELKGRLGKEYIILLKTHYFAYRFFENSEMANICIPESMDTNELLSIVDLLITDYSSIFFDFLPTNNPIIFYGDDYEFYEKDRGFYLNINELPGPFCKTLHEVIETIQQVDKVIEQYKSKYVEFFEKYCYHDDGNATNRFIDIVIREKESNLVFRNGNEKKKILFYCGGFYNNGITMSAINLMNSLDYSKYEIVVIESSDTHEGKEENIKKLHPNVSVLYRVGQWNMTIKEWYTHQLIMRRGLYSKRMKRNVPITMYKRELSRLLGNVNFDIVIDFGGYNAFWALLFAFGTDKKKCIYLHNIMMKEYEKIVNGDFKHRKNLKIIFSLYQYYNKIISVSESANSENYKDLHPYIDKAKEKMVYVNNIINYQNVLKKKDQKKLINYDNHDFLVLSGENAESGVLDVKGVDIPKEEHINFINIARLSPEKDQETLIYAFANVQKIESKARLYIVGEGTLEQELKHLVNSLGIEKNVYFTGQIENPYVLLNECDCFILSSEYEGQGLVLLESLILEKPVIGTNVPGIKSVLAGGYGTLVEHDREALQQAMISFISKGIEQKKFDYVAYNQEAMEMFFQEVCE; encoded by the coding sequence ATGAAAGAAAAACTAAAATTAGTAAATAAAATTTTAAAAAGGCGATTAAAGTTTATCCGCCAGCCAGTTCGGGATTATGTTTTGAATTCAAATTTCAGACAAAGAGTAAAATATACGAAATTCTTTAAAAAAAGTAAAATTAAAAACAATGTCATTTTATATGAATCCTACCATGGCAAAAATATGACGGGAAATCCTTTCGCGATTTTTAAAGGAATATTAAAAGAACCGGAGTTCCGAAATTTCCAACATGTATGGGCGATGGAAGACGAAAAAAATATATTGCCGATTTATAGAAATTATAAAAATGTTACATTTGTAATAATACATAGTGATGAATACTTGAAGTATTTAACAGAAGCTAAATATTTAATCAATAATACGAGTTTCCCTTACTATTTTCAAAAAAAGCATGGTCAAGTTTACGTGAATACTTGGCATGGTACACCGTTGAAAACATTAGGGATGGATATAAAAGATGCTGGCCTTACTGATCATAAAAATATTCAACGAAATTTACTTCATACAGACTATTTAATTAGTCCCAACAGATTTACTTATGAAAAATTATTAAAGTCTCATGATATTTTTACGCTCTATAATGGGAAAATTGCGGATATTGGTTATCCAAGAGTGGATTCAATGTTCCTTGCGAATAAAAGTAAAATAAAGAAGCTCTTGGCAATACCTTCTGATAAAAAAGTCATTTTATATGCCCCGACATGGCGAGGAAAAGTAAATCAGGAACTAGATATGAGCAGCAAATTGGATAAGGATCTAAGAGAATTAAAGGGACGGCTTGGAAAAGAATATATTATTTTATTAAAAACACATTATTTTGCATATAGATTTTTCGAAAACAGTGAGATGGCGAACATTTGTATTCCGGAGAGCATGGACACAAATGAATTGCTTTCTATCGTCGATCTTTTAATTACGGATTATTCAAGTATTTTTTTTGATTTTTTGCCTACAAACAATCCGATTATTTTTTATGGGGACGACTATGAATTTTATGAAAAGGATAGAGGTTTCTATTTAAATATCAATGAATTGCCTGGACCCTTTTGTAAAACATTACATGAAGTAATCGAGACTATCCAACAAGTGGACAAAGTAATTGAACAGTATAAAAGCAAATATGTGGAATTTTTTGAAAAGTATTGTTATCACGATGATGGAAATGCTACGAACCGTTTTATTGATATCGTAATCAGGGAAAAAGAGAGCAACCTCGTATTTCGAAATGGGAATGAGAAGAAGAAAATCTTATTCTATTGCGGAGGATTTTATAATAATGGAATCACAATGTCAGCGATTAATTTAATGAATAGTCTTGACTATTCGAAATATGAAATTGTAGTGATTGAGTCATCGGATACACATGAAGGAAAAGAAGAAAATATAAAAAAATTGCATCCGAATGTAAGTGTTCTATACCGGGTCGGTCAATGGAATATGACGATTAAGGAATGGTATACACATCAATTAATCATGAGAAGGGGGCTATATTCAAAGAGAATGAAAAGGAACGTTCCAATTACCATGTATAAACGAGAGCTTTCTCGCTTACTTGGGAACGTAAACTTTGATATTGTTATTGATTTTGGAGGTTACAATGCATTTTGGGCCCTCTTATTTGCTTTCGGAACAGATAAGAAAAAATGTATTTACTTACACAATATTATGATGAAAGAATATGAAAAAATCGTGAATGGGGATTTTAAGCATCGCAAAAATTTGAAGATTATTTTTTCGTTATATCAATACTACAATAAAATTATTTCCGTTTCGGAATCTGCTAATAGTGAAAATTATAAAGACTTACATCCATATATTGATAAAGCAAAAGAGAAAATGGTTTATGTTAATAATATAATTAATTACCAAAATGTATTAAAGAAGAAAGATCAAAAAAAGCTAATAAACTATGATAACCATGACTTTTTAGTATTAAGCGGAGAGAATGCTGAATCGGGTGTTCTTGATGTAAAAGGTGTTGACATACCGAAGGAAGAACATATTAATTTTATCAATATTGCAAGATTATCTCCTGAAAAAGATCAAGAAACTTTAATTTATGCTTTTGCAAATGTACAAAAAATAGAATCTAAAGCCCGATTGTACATTGTTGGGGAAGGAACGCTAGAACAGGAATTAAAGCATTTAGTAAATTCGTTAGGAATCGAAAAGAACGTCTACTTCACTGGACAAATTGAAAATCCCTATGTATTACTTAACGAATGTGACTGCTTTATTTTGTCCTCCGAATATGAAGGACAAGGTTTAGTTTTGCTAGAGTCCCTTATATTAGAAAAACCAGTGATTGGGACGAATGTTCCAGGAATTAAAAGTGTTTTGGCTGGGGGATATGGAACATTGGTCGAACATGATAGGGAAGCATTACAACAAGCGATGATTTCTTTTATATCAAAAGGGATAGAACAAAAGAAATTTGATTATGTTGCATATAATCAAGAAGCGATGGAAATGTTTTTCCAGGAAGTATGTGAATGA